A genomic window from Sparus aurata chromosome 14, fSpaAur1.1, whole genome shotgun sequence includes:
- the nudt5 gene encoding ADP-sugar pyrophosphatase has product MSNSGEPKAVTTPHIVKEELIAAGKWVKLEKTTYVDPAGNTRTWETAKRTTRQTNTQADGVGIIALLKRTLHKDCVVMVKQFRPPMGCYTLEFPAGLIDEGESAEAAALRELKEETGYKGEVVGVTPVTCLDPGLSNCTTQIIMVNINGDEMENINPTQQLGDGEFVEVILLPLDEFQTKIDQLLKKEKIVVDSKVYIFAMGMAQAFFKPRELPILKQ; this is encoded by the exons ATGAGCAATTCAGGGGAACCCAAAGCGGTCACTACTCCACACATAGTGAAAGAAGAG CTCATTGCAGCAGGAAAATGGGTGAAGCTGGAGAAGACGACGTACGTGGACCCTGCTGGAAACACCAG GACCTGGGAGACTGCGAAAAGGACGACGAGACAAACCAACACGCAGGCAGATG GTGTCGGAATCATCGCGCTGCTGAAACGGACACTCCACAAAGACTGCGTTGTGATGGTGAAGCAGTTTCGTCCCCCTATGGGATGCTACACTCTGGAGTTTCCTGCAG GGTTGATCGACGAGGGTGAAAGCGCCGAGGCGGCTGCCTTGAGGGAGCTTAAAGAAGAAACCGGCTACAAAGGGGAAGTAGTCGGAGTCACTCCAG TGACCTGTCTGGACCCCGGTCTGTCCAACTGCACCACCCAGATCATCATGGTCAACATCAACGGAGATGAAATGGAGAATATCAACCCAACACAACAGCTCG gtgatggag AATTCGTCGAAGTCATCCTTCTGCCCCTCGATGAATTCCAGACGAAAATAGACC AGCtgctgaagaaagaaaaaatcgTGGTGGACTCCAAAGTGTACATCTTCGCCATGGGGATGGCTCAGGCCTTCTTTAAGCCGAGGGAGCTGCCCATCCTGAAGCAGTGA
- the cdc123 gene encoding translation initiation factor eIF2 assembly protein, whose amino-acid sequence MKKEQVVNCQFSVWYPIFKKHTIKSLILPLPQNVIDYLLDDGTLVVSGSDHNTQQTHTNNSNSDAEEDVQWSDDETTTTVTAPEFPEFTSKVLEAINALGGRVFPKLNWSAPRDANWIALNSSLQCHSLSDIFLLFKSSDFITHDLTQPFLVCSDQDSPDPVINYELVLRKWSELIPGGEFRCFVKENKLIAISQRDYTQYYQHILKQEEQICQAIQGFFSQHIQYNFLDEDFVLDVYRDSQGRVWLIDLNPFGEVTDSLLFSWEELTSGEITQQQEGPAFRYTTSEVTVQPSPCLSYRIPRDFVDLSAGEDAYKLIDFLKLKKSQQEDSEEEEEEGEENAPQ is encoded by the exons ATGAAGAAGGAGCAAGTTGTCAACTGTCAGTTTTCGGTTTGGTATCCGATATTCAAGAAACATACGATTAAAAG TCTGATTCTCCCACTGCCTCAGAATGTAATAGATTATTTACTGGACGATGGGACACTGGTAGTCTCTGGGAG TGACCATAACACGCAGCAGACTCACACTAACAACAGCAACTCGGATGCAGAAGAAGATGTTCAG TGGTCAGATGATGAGACAACCACCACTGTCACT GCTCCTGAGTTCCCAGAATTCACCTCTAAAGTGCTGGAGGCTATAAACGCCCTGGGTGGGCGTGTCTTTCCCAAACTCAACTGGAGCGCTCCTCGG GATGCCAACTGGATCGCTCTGAACAGTTCCCTGCAGTGTCACAGCCTCAGCGACATATTCCTCCTCTTCAAGAGTTCCGACTTCATCACCCACGACCTCACGCAGCC ATTCCTTGTATGTAGTGACCAGGACTCCCCAGATCCTGTTATAAACTATGAG CTGGTCCTGAGAAAGTGGAGCGAGCTGATTCCTGGTGGAGAGTTTCGCTGCTTCGTCAAAGAGAACAAGCTGATCG CTATCTCCCAGAGAGACTACACTCAGTATTACCAGCACATCttgaagcaggaggagcagatCTGTCAGGCCATACAGGGATTCTTCAGCCAGCACATCCAGTACAACTTCCTGGACGAAGACT TTGTGTTAGATGTCTACAGAGACAGCCAG GGGAGGGTGTGGCTGATTGATCTGAACCCGTTCGGAGAGGTGACCGACTCGCTGCTGTTCAGCTGGGAGGAGCTGACGTCTGGAGAAATCACGCAGCAGCAG GAAGGCCCGGCATTTCGCTACACCACCAGCGAGGTGACGGTGCAGCCCAGTCCCTGTCTGAGCTACAGGATCCCGCGTGACTTTGTTGACCTCTCCGCTGGAGAAGACGCCTACAAACTCATCGACTTCTTAAAACTG